The region GCTGAACTATCAGGATACCGTCCTGCGGGCCCAGCAGGAGGTGGAAGACGGGTTGGTGGAATTCCTGCGGGGCCAGGAGCGGGTGGTGCTGCTGACCAAGGCCGTGGCCGCCGCCCGGCGCTCGCTGGAGCTGGCGCTGATCCAGTACCGGGAAGGCGCCACGGACTTTACCACGGTGCTGACCGCTCTTCAGGCGCTGCTGAGCCAGGAGGATCTTCTGGCGGAGAGTCTCGGAGAGGTGCCCCTGGGGCTGATCGCCGTCTACCGCGCCCTGGGGGGCGGCTGGGAGATCCGGGAAGGAAAGGCCTTCATTTCCCCCGAGGTTCGACAGGAAATGGAAAACCGCACCGATTGGGGCGGGCTGCTGACACCCGTGGGGGTGCAAGTGACCGGCGACCAGGTGAAACAGCAGCTGATCCGCAAGCCCGACTGGTAGCTTTTTGTGCAGAACCAAAAAATGATGAAAGGAGCCTTAAATGAAACGCAAACTATCCGCCATGCTGCTGGCTGTTTGCCTGACGCTGAGTCTGGCCGCCTGCAGCACCTACTACCAGGTGAAAGACCCGGCCAGTGACATCGTCTACTACACGGGCGATATCAAAAAACTGAAAGGCGGGGCTGTCAAATTCAAGGATGAAAAAACCAAAACCGAGGTGACCCTGCAAACTTCAGAAGTCAAAGAGATCTCAAAAGACACCTTCAGCGAGGCTGTTGGGAAATAGAAATAACGGCATCGGTCGATACCTGAAAGGTACGAAACATGCAGGGGCGCCCGCGCGGGCGCCCCTGCAAGTATGGGAAGGATACCCGTGACGGTGAACCGTTGTCGGTGGCGGCCAAAGGCACCCATCGAGAACCGCGGGATCAAGGCCTCACCCGTGCAAGGGTTTACGCATCGTCCGTCGCCACCACCGTCGCCCGGGTGATGGTCACCGGGGTGACGGGGACGTCCTGGTGCATGCCGCTGCGGCCGGTGGGGACGCCTTTGAGCTTGTTGACCACGCCGTGGCCCTTGACCACCTTGCCGAAAACCGCGTAGCCCCACCCGTCGGGGGTCTTGGACTTGTGGTTGAGAAAATCGTTTTTCTTGACGTTGATGAAAAACTGCGCCGTGGCGCTGTGGGGGTCCATGGTGCGCGCCATGGCGACGGTGTAGGCGTCGTTTTGCAGGCCGTTGTCGGCCTCGTTGGGGATGGGGGCCTGGGTGGGCTTTTCCTTCATCTCG is a window of Desulfobacteraceae bacterium DNA encoding:
- a CDS encoding YgdI/YgdR family lipoprotein, which codes for MKRKLSAMLLAVCLTLSLAACSTYYQVKDPASDIVYYTGDIKKLKGGAVKFKDEKTKTEVTLQTSEVKEISKDTFSEAVGK
- a CDS encoding peptidyl-prolyl cis-trans isomerase encodes the protein MVKLETSMGDIVLELNEEKAPQTVANFLSYVQAGHYDGTIFHRVIDGFMIQGGGMTAEMKEKPTQAPIPNEADNGLQNDAYTVAMARTMDPHSATAQFFINVKKNDFLNHKSKTPDGWGYAVFGKVVKGHGVVNKLKGVPTGRSGMHQDVPVTPVTITRATVVATDDA